The Desulfuromonadales bacterium region CCACCCCTGCCAGGCCAACGCCGTATTCGTATCCATGCCGCCGAGGCTGATCGAGCTTCTTCGCCTGCGCGGTTGGCAGTTCTACACGTTCATCGGCACCGGCCAGGCCCGTTTCATGTGCTCCTGGAGCACCACCGGGGCGGATATCGCCGCTCTGGTGGCTGAGGTGCGCAAACTGGCACAATCGCCTTGACCGCGGCCCCTGCCTTGCCCCCTGCTGAAGTAGGGGAGAGTGATTTGTTGAATGAAAACGGAAATTGACATGTCGGTGCCGGCAGCCTACCTCGGCGTCATCCTCATCTGGACCACCACCCCGCTCGCCATCAAGTGGAGCGGGGAGGGGACCCACTTCCTTTTCGGTCTGCTCGGCCGGATGGCGATCGGCGCCGTTCTCTGTCTGGCGCTGGCGCTGCTGTTGCGTGTGCCTTTGCCTCGCCACCGCAGAGCGTTGCACATCTATCTGGCGAGCGGGCTGGGGATCTGGGGCGGGATGAGCTGTGTCTACTGGGGCGCCCGCTTCATCCCCTCGGGGTGGATCGCCGTGATCTTCGGGCTCACGCCGGTCATCACCGGGGCACTGGCGACCTTCGTCCTGCGCGAGCGGGGGCTGACCCCGCCCCGGCTGGCGGGTATGGCTCTGAGTCTGATCGGCCTTGCGACCATCTTCGGTCGGGGCGCGAGCCTCGGGCCGCAGGCCTTCTGGGGGATCGCAGCCATCGTCCTCG contains the following coding sequences:
- a CDS encoding EamA family transporter; this translates as MKTEIDMSVPAAYLGVILIWTTTPLAIKWSGEGTHFLFGLLGRMAIGAVLCLALALLLRVPLPRHRRALHIYLASGLGIWGGMSCVYWGARFIPSGWIAVIFGLTPVITGALATFVLRERGLTPPRLAGMALSLIGLATIFGRGASLGPQAFWGIAAIVL